A single region of the Streptomyces sp. NBC_00236 genome encodes:
- a CDS encoding ricin-type beta-trefoil lectin domain protein produces the protein MGSHGAGRRAPVVRSLLGAGAAAVLLAGLTGSPALGAAAATGQITGLAGKCVDVAAASSANGTPVQLYDCNGTNAQQWDVGSDGSIKALGKCLDVTSAGTANGTLVQLWDCNGSAAQRWTVTAAHDIVNPQADKCLDATGNSSANGTRLQIWTCTGAANQKWTAPTGGGDPTTPPAGAMAVAPYLYNGWGSPPSPTTVMNATGVKWFTLAFVLSNGYCNPQWDGGRPLTGGVDQQTVNTVRGAGGDVIPSFGGWSGNKLESSCSSAGELAAAYQKVINAYGLKAIDIDIEAEAYDSATVQQRTVDALKTVKANNPGIKVYVTFGTGQNGPDDSLIRKAAASGLTVDSWTIMPFNFGGAGQNMGNLTVGAAEGLKNTVKSAYGYSDDQAYRHTGISSMNGITDNSETVTVADFRTILGYAQQRHLARLTFWSVNRDRPCTGGGADTCSGVSQQPWDFTKVFAQYSG, from the coding sequence ATGGGGAGTCACGGTGCAGGAAGACGTGCGCCCGTCGTCCGGAGCCTGCTCGGTGCCGGGGCGGCCGCGGTGCTGCTGGCCGGTCTGACCGGTTCGCCCGCCCTGGGCGCCGCAGCGGCGACCGGGCAGATCACCGGCCTGGCCGGCAAGTGCGTGGACGTCGCCGCCGCGAGCAGTGCCAACGGCACCCCGGTCCAGCTCTACGACTGCAACGGCACCAACGCCCAGCAGTGGGACGTCGGTTCGGACGGGAGCATCAAGGCGCTGGGCAAGTGTCTGGACGTGACCTCGGCCGGTACGGCGAACGGCACCCTGGTCCAGCTGTGGGACTGCAACGGCTCCGCTGCCCAGCGCTGGACCGTCACCGCGGCCCACGACATCGTCAATCCGCAGGCGGACAAGTGCCTGGACGCGACCGGCAACAGTTCGGCCAACGGCACCCGGCTGCAGATCTGGACGTGCACGGGCGCCGCCAACCAGAAGTGGACCGCGCCCACCGGCGGAGGAGACCCGACGACGCCGCCCGCCGGGGCGATGGCCGTCGCCCCGTACCTCTACAACGGCTGGGGCAGCCCGCCCAGCCCGACCACCGTCATGAACGCCACCGGCGTCAAGTGGTTCACGCTCGCCTTCGTCCTCAGCAACGGGTACTGCAACCCGCAGTGGGACGGCGGCAGGCCGCTGACGGGCGGGGTCGACCAGCAGACCGTCAACACCGTCCGGGGTGCGGGCGGCGACGTCATCCCGTCCTTCGGCGGCTGGAGCGGCAACAAGCTGGAGAGCTCCTGCTCCAGCGCGGGTGAGCTGGCTGCCGCGTACCAGAAGGTCATCAACGCCTACGGGCTCAAGGCGATCGACATCGACATCGAGGCCGAGGCGTACGACAGCGCCACCGTCCAGCAGCGCACGGTCGACGCGTTGAAGACGGTCAAGGCCAACAACCCGGGGATCAAGGTCTACGTCACCTTCGGCACCGGACAGAACGGTCCCGACGACAGCCTGATCCGCAAGGCCGCCGCGTCCGGGCTGACCGTGGACAGCTGGACGATCATGCCGTTCAACTTCGGCGGGGCGGGCCAGAACATGGGCAACCTCACCGTCGGCGCGGCCGAAGGGCTGAAGAACACGGTCAAGAGCGCCTACGGCTACTCGGACGACCAGGCGTACCGGCACACCGGCATCTCCTCGATGAACGGCATCACGGACAACAGTGAGACCGTCACGGTCGCGGACTTCCGCACCATCCTCGGCTACGCGCAGCAGCGGCACCTGGCCCGGCTGACCTTCTGGTCGGTCAACCGGGACCGCCCGTGCACCGGCGGCGGCGCCGACACCTGCTCGGGCGTCTCGCAGCAGCCGTGGGACTTCACGAAGGTGTTCGCCCAGTACTCAGGCTGA
- a CDS encoding RICIN domain-containing protein, producing MDSPRRTRRLLHSVLSVLTLALVTTALAGGGGPASASTAPMSETAAAAAVTTFSDEFDGSAGSAVNGSKWQIETGDNVNNHERQYYTAGNSNAALDGQGHLVITARKENPNNYQCWYGTCQYTSARLNTSGKFTQTYGHVEARMKIPRGQGMWPAFWMLGDDIGQVGWPNSGEIDIMENVGFEPSTVHGTLHGPGYSGSAGIGAGYTLPNGQAFADAFHTFAIDWAPNSVTWSVDGNVYQHRTPADTGSNTWAFNKPFFLILNLAVGGYWPGDPDGNTTFPQQLVVDHVRVTTSDSQPATGGPITGLAGKCVDVAAANTANGTPVQLYDCNGSNAQRWSVNADGTIRALGKCLDVASGGTADGTVVQLWDCNGSAAQRWVVSGARDIVNPQANKCLDVTGNNAANGTRLQIWTCGGTANQKWTVSS from the coding sequence ATGGACTCCCCACGCCGTACGCGGCGCCTGCTGCACTCCGTACTCTCGGTTCTCACCCTCGCCCTGGTCACGACGGCTCTCGCGGGCGGCGGCGGTCCCGCCTCCGCGTCCACCGCCCCGATGTCCGAAACGGCGGCCGCGGCCGCCGTCACGACGTTCTCCGACGAGTTCGACGGCTCCGCCGGCTCGGCCGTGAACGGCAGCAAGTGGCAGATCGAGACCGGCGACAACGTCAACAACCATGAGCGGCAGTACTACACCGCCGGAAACAGCAACGCCGCACTGGACGGCCAGGGGCATCTGGTCATCACCGCGCGCAAGGAGAATCCGAACAACTACCAGTGCTGGTACGGCACCTGCCAGTACACCTCGGCCCGGCTGAACACCTCCGGGAAGTTCACCCAGACCTACGGTCACGTCGAGGCGCGGATGAAGATCCCGCGCGGCCAGGGCATGTGGCCCGCCTTCTGGATGCTGGGCGACGACATCGGACAGGTCGGCTGGCCCAACTCCGGCGAGATCGACATCATGGAGAACGTCGGCTTCGAACCCTCCACCGTCCACGGCACCCTGCACGGTCCCGGCTACTCCGGCTCCGCCGGCATCGGCGCCGGATACACCCTCCCGAACGGGCAGGCCTTCGCCGACGCCTTCCACACCTTCGCCATCGACTGGGCCCCCAATTCGGTGACCTGGTCCGTGGACGGCAACGTCTATCAGCACCGCACGCCCGCCGATACCGGTTCCAACACCTGGGCCTTCAACAAGCCCTTCTTCCTCATCCTCAACCTCGCGGTCGGCGGCTACTGGCCGGGCGACCCCGACGGCAACACCACCTTCCCCCAGCAGCTCGTCGTCGACCACGTCCGCGTCACCACCAGTGACAGTCAGCCGGCAACGGGCGGACCCATCACCGGCCTGGCCGGCAAGTGCGTGGACGTCGCCGCGGCGAACACCGCCAACGGCACCCCGGTCCAGCTCTACGACTGCAACGGCAGCAACGCCCAGCGGTGGAGCGTGAACGCGGACGGCACGATCCGTGCGCTCGGCAAGTGCCTCGACGTGGCATCGGGCGGAACCGCCGACGGCACCGTCGTGCAGTTGTGGGACTGCAACGGATCGGCGGCCCAGCGCTGGGTCGTGAGCGGGGCGCGTGACATCGTCAACCCGCAGGCGAACAAGTGCCTGGACGTCACCGGCAACAATGCGGCCAACGGTACGCGGCTGCAGATCTGGACCTGTGGCGGTACCGCCAACCAGAAGTGGACGGTGAGCAGTTGA
- a CDS encoding ABC transporter ATP-binding protein, whose product MTETVLESVRGRVGEPVLSVRDLSVSFRSDTRTVHAVDGVSYDLHPGEVLAVVGESGCGKSVTSMAVMGLLPPTARIGGSIRVGGRELVGAPEKELQKIRGKDIAMIFQEPMTSLNPVLTIGRQIGEVLRRHQGLSRKEARERSVDLLDLVGIPAPRSRIDEYPHQLSGGMRQRVMIAIAVACDPSVLIADEPTTALDVTVQAGILEVLQSLRERLGTAIVLVTHDLGVVADAADRVLVMYAGRSVEEAPVHELFATARHPYTRGLLGAVLRPGGEGKRRLPEIPGLVPSLDSQPDACTFAPRCSRADDNCTGGRPGFRSVDPSTGTDAAHRAACWHPYGADEASDTLTATPAAEPARPDQEAGK is encoded by the coding sequence ATGACCGAGACCGTTCTCGAATCCGTACGGGGACGGGTGGGTGAGCCCGTCCTGAGCGTCCGCGACCTGTCGGTCTCCTTCCGCTCCGACACCCGCACCGTGCACGCCGTCGACGGCGTCTCCTACGATCTGCACCCCGGCGAGGTCCTCGCCGTCGTGGGGGAGTCCGGGTGCGGCAAGTCCGTCACCTCCATGGCCGTGATGGGACTGCTCCCGCCCACGGCACGCATCGGCGGCTCCATCCGCGTCGGCGGCAGGGAACTCGTCGGCGCGCCGGAGAAGGAGCTCCAGAAGATCCGCGGCAAGGACATCGCGATGATCTTCCAGGAGCCGATGACCTCGCTGAACCCGGTTCTCACCATCGGCCGGCAGATCGGCGAGGTGCTTCGCAGGCACCAGGGGCTGAGCCGGAAGGAGGCCAGGGAGCGGTCCGTGGACCTGCTCGACCTGGTCGGCATCCCCGCCCCGCGCAGCCGCATCGACGAGTACCCGCACCAGCTCTCCGGTGGCATGCGCCAGCGCGTGATGATCGCGATCGCGGTCGCCTGCGACCCCTCGGTCCTCATCGCCGACGAACCGACCACCGCGCTCGACGTCACCGTGCAGGCGGGCATCCTCGAAGTCCTCCAGTCGCTGCGCGAACGGCTCGGCACCGCGATCGTCCTGGTCACGCACGACCTCGGCGTCGTCGCCGACGCGGCCGACCGGGTTCTCGTGATGTACGCCGGGCGCTCCGTCGAAGAGGCCCCCGTACACGAACTGTTCGCCACCGCCCGGCACCCGTACACCCGCGGGCTGCTCGGAGCCGTCCTGCGCCCGGGCGGCGAGGGCAAGCGCCGGCTGCCCGAGATCCCCGGCCTGGTGCCGAGCCTCGACAGCCAGCCCGACGCCTGCACCTTCGCACCCCGGTGCAGCCGCGCCGACGACAACTGCACGGGTGGCCGCCCCGGCTTCAGGTCCGTCGACCCGAGTACGGGGACGGACGCAGCCCACCGGGCGGCGTGCTGGCACCCGTACGGCGCCGACGAGGCGTCCGACACCCTCACGGCCACCCCCGCCGCCGAGCCCGCGCGACCCGACCAGGAGGCCGGAAAGTGA
- a CDS encoding ABC transporter substrate-binding protein produces MSFTSGCASLQSSATEVGGVRKTDDRSVRDGGTLTVALNSDPDKLDPTLAQTLVGRTVFAGMCEKLYDIDEDGVVVPQLAAALPTTSADGRTVTLKVRPGLKFSDGTRLDAAAVVTSLLRHRDLPGSARGTELAPVTSIEATGPDTVRMRLKQPYVPLTGVLADRAGMVMSPAALKKYGKNFTNHPSCVGPFRFVERVGGDRIVLKKDPNYYDADKVHLDGVVYKPIPDGNVRLANLRSGDLQVGDQMGPVDVQSALTEPKLQLFNSPSLGYQGIGLNVGNVKGLGQQPGKLDTPIARDVRVREAFELAIDRDTLNEVVFQGMYEPACGPISPQSAIAPGVKPEDCPKRDIAKAKKLLKEAGVKTPLKIELKTSTTPEQGRVGQVLQAMVKEAGFDLSLRPTEYATMLSETDAGHYDVFTSGWSGRLDPDGNVSNFLKTAGAMNAYGLGDPAIDRLIAEGRTVADPARRTEIYDELTRRVQDAHTLIYLYRQKNYVVATKDVAGIRVYGDGLVRVTNAGYTR; encoded by the coding sequence GTGTCCTTCACTTCGGGCTGCGCGTCGCTGCAGTCCTCGGCGACCGAGGTCGGCGGTGTACGCAAAACCGACGACCGGTCCGTACGCGACGGCGGGACACTCACCGTCGCCCTCAACTCGGACCCGGACAAACTCGACCCGACGCTCGCCCAGACCCTCGTCGGCCGCACGGTCTTCGCGGGCATGTGCGAGAAGCTCTACGACATCGACGAGGACGGGGTCGTCGTGCCGCAGCTCGCTGCCGCACTGCCCACCACCTCGGCCGACGGCCGCACCGTCACCCTGAAGGTGCGCCCCGGCCTGAAGTTCAGCGACGGCACCCGGCTCGACGCCGCGGCCGTCGTCACCTCGCTGCTGCGCCACCGTGACCTCCCCGGATCCGCCCGCGGCACGGAGCTCGCCCCGGTCACCTCCATCGAGGCCACCGGCCCCGACACGGTACGGATGAGGCTCAAGCAGCCCTACGTACCGCTCACCGGCGTCCTCGCCGACCGGGCCGGGATGGTGATGTCACCGGCCGCGCTCAAGAAGTACGGGAAGAACTTCACGAACCACCCCTCCTGCGTCGGCCCCTTCCGCTTCGTCGAGCGCGTCGGCGGCGACCGGATCGTGCTGAAGAAGGACCCGAACTACTACGACGCGGACAAGGTCCACCTCGACGGCGTCGTCTACAAGCCCATCCCCGACGGCAACGTCCGGCTCGCCAACCTGCGCTCCGGCGACCTCCAGGTCGGCGACCAGATGGGCCCCGTCGACGTACAGAGCGCCCTCACCGAGCCGAAGCTCCAGCTCTTCAACTCGCCCTCGCTCGGCTACCAGGGCATCGGCCTCAACGTCGGCAACGTGAAGGGCCTCGGGCAGCAGCCCGGCAAGCTCGACACCCCGATCGCCCGGGACGTCCGGGTCCGGGAGGCATTCGAGCTCGCGATCGACCGCGACACCCTCAACGAGGTCGTCTTCCAGGGCATGTACGAACCGGCCTGCGGCCCCATCTCACCGCAGTCCGCCATCGCCCCCGGCGTCAAGCCCGAGGACTGCCCGAAGCGCGACATCGCCAAGGCGAAGAAGCTGCTGAAGGAGGCGGGCGTGAAGACCCCGCTGAAGATCGAGCTGAAGACCTCCACCACCCCCGAACAGGGGCGGGTCGGACAGGTCCTCCAGGCCATGGTCAAGGAGGCCGGCTTCGACCTGTCGCTGCGGCCCACCGAGTACGCCACCATGCTCTCGGAGACCGACGCCGGACACTACGACGTCTTCACCAGCGGCTGGTCCGGCCGGCTCGACCCGGACGGCAACGTCTCCAACTTCCTCAAGACCGCCGGCGCCATGAACGCCTACGGCCTCGGCGACCCCGCGATCGACCGGCTCATCGCGGAGGGCCGCACCGTCGCCGACCCGGCGCGGCGCACCGAGATCTACGACGAGCTCACCCGGCGCGTGCAGGACGCCCACACGCTGATCTACCTCTACCGGCAGAAGAACTACGTCGTCGCCACCAAGGACGTCGCGGGCATCCGCGTCTACGGCGACGGACTGGTCCGGGTTACGAATGCGGGGTACACCCGATGA
- a CDS encoding ABC transporter permease, producing MTKYLLTRLRQSLITLFLVSVVVFAGIRALPGDPALALAGEERSPEALAAIREAYGLNDNIVVQYARFIGHALTGDLGNSSRTGLPVADAIGQALPVTLELAALSLLLAVVLGIGAGVVAAVRRGKPEEWIANVIALIGLSIPTFWLGIVLVLGFAIAVPVFAASGYVPFGTDPVDNLRRMVLPAIVLGSGLAAVVMRQTRAAMLDSLSADYVRTARAKGLSKRSVVGGHALRNSLVTVVTVLGLQLGHLISGAVVTEQIFVLPGFGKLTIDAVFTRDYATLQAVVLCTSAAYILINLLVDVVYSVIDPRIRLGGAR from the coding sequence ATGACGAAATACCTGCTGACGCGGCTGCGCCAGTCCCTCATCACCCTCTTCCTGGTCTCCGTCGTGGTGTTCGCCGGCATCCGGGCACTGCCCGGCGACCCGGCGCTCGCCCTGGCCGGTGAGGAGCGCAGCCCCGAGGCGCTCGCCGCGATCCGTGAGGCGTACGGCCTCAACGACAACATCGTCGTGCAGTACGCCCGCTTCATCGGCCACGCCCTCACCGGCGACCTCGGCAACTCCTCCCGCACCGGGCTCCCGGTCGCCGACGCCATCGGGCAGGCCCTCCCCGTCACGCTGGAGCTGGCCGCGCTGTCCCTGCTGCTCGCCGTGGTCCTCGGCATCGGTGCCGGAGTCGTCGCCGCCGTGCGGCGCGGGAAGCCCGAGGAGTGGATCGCCAACGTGATCGCGCTGATCGGGCTCTCCATCCCGACGTTCTGGCTCGGCATCGTGCTCGTCCTCGGCTTCGCCATCGCCGTCCCGGTGTTCGCCGCCTCCGGATACGTCCCCTTCGGTACGGACCCGGTCGACAACCTGCGCCGCATGGTGCTGCCCGCGATCGTGCTCGGCTCCGGGCTCGCCGCCGTCGTGATGCGCCAGACGCGGGCGGCGATGCTCGACTCGCTCTCCGCCGACTACGTGCGCACCGCCCGCGCCAAGGGCCTGTCGAAACGGTCCGTCGTCGGCGGGCACGCCCTGCGCAACTCGCTCGTCACCGTCGTCACCGTGCTCGGACTCCAGCTCGGACACCTGATCTCCGGCGCCGTCGTCACCGAGCAGATCTTCGTCCTGCCCGGCTTCGGCAAGCTCACCATCGACGCCGTTTTCACCCGTGACTACGCGACGCTACAGGCAGTGGTGCTCTGCACCTCCGCCGCGTACATCCTCATCAATCTGCTGGTCGACGTGGTCTATTCGGTCATCGACCCGCGCATCCGGCTCGGAGGTGCCCGGTGA
- a CDS encoding gamma-glutamyltransferase family protein, protein MFTTRPTLQGTFGMVSSTHWLASQSAMAVLEDGGNAYDAAVAAGFVLHVVEPHLNGPAGEVPMILAPRDGDVRVLCGQGPAPAGATVAHYRSLGLDLVPGTGPLASAVPGAFDAWMLLLRDHGTKTVAEVLRYAIGYAEDGHAPVERVGQTVETVRELFETEWQSSADVYLPGGTSPKPGELFRNPALAATWRRLITEAEETGGEDRTAQIEAARAIWREGFIAEALVRQAAVPTMDTSGTRHTGTLTAADLAGWSASYEAPATYDWNGWTLAKAGGWSQGPAFLQQLALLPAELPAYGSADYVHLLIEGCKLAMADREAWYGDAAEVPLGTLLSEPYNAARRALVTDEASHELRPGSPDGRTPVLSEHAHAVAAGESGFDAMGIPAAGVGEPTVAKDGAAVAAGEPTVAKDGATRGDTCHVDVVDRWGNMVSATPSGGWLQSNPVVPELGFPLGTRLQMAWLDEGLPNSLTPGRRPRTTLTPSLALRDGVPVMAFGTPGGDQQDQWQLHFFLAVALRAEVRGGLDLQGAVDAPNWHNDSFPGSFFPRGMRPGSVTVEEGMDPDVVAELRRRGHDVTVGDPWSEGRMCAVARDPETGVLSAAANPRGMQGYAVGR, encoded by the coding sequence GTGTTCACCACCCGGCCCACCCTCCAGGGCACCTTCGGCATGGTGTCCTCCACCCACTGGCTCGCCTCGCAGTCCGCGATGGCCGTCCTGGAGGACGGCGGCAACGCCTACGACGCCGCCGTCGCCGCCGGATTCGTCCTGCACGTCGTCGAACCGCACCTCAACGGCCCGGCCGGCGAGGTGCCGATGATCCTGGCGCCCCGCGACGGGGACGTCCGGGTCCTGTGCGGCCAGGGCCCCGCCCCGGCCGGTGCCACGGTCGCCCACTACCGCTCGCTCGGCCTCGACCTGGTCCCCGGCACGGGGCCGCTCGCCTCCGCCGTGCCGGGTGCCTTCGACGCCTGGATGCTGCTGCTGCGCGACCACGGCACCAAGACCGTCGCCGAGGTGCTGCGGTACGCCATCGGATACGCCGAGGACGGGCACGCACCCGTCGAGCGCGTCGGCCAGACCGTCGAGACCGTCCGCGAGCTCTTCGAGACCGAGTGGCAGTCCTCCGCCGACGTCTACCTCCCCGGCGGCACGTCCCCGAAGCCGGGCGAGTTGTTCCGCAACCCCGCCCTCGCCGCCACCTGGCGCCGCCTGATCACCGAGGCCGAGGAGACCGGCGGCGAGGACCGCACCGCGCAGATCGAGGCCGCCCGCGCGATCTGGCGCGAAGGCTTCATCGCCGAGGCCCTGGTCCGCCAGGCCGCCGTCCCCACCATGGACACCAGCGGCACCCGCCACACCGGCACCCTCACCGCCGCCGACCTGGCCGGCTGGTCCGCGTCGTACGAGGCCCCCGCCACGTACGACTGGAACGGCTGGACGCTGGCCAAGGCCGGCGGCTGGAGCCAGGGCCCCGCCTTCCTGCAGCAGCTCGCGCTGCTGCCCGCCGAACTGCCGGCCTACGGCTCCGCCGACTACGTCCACCTCCTCATCGAGGGCTGCAAGCTCGCCATGGCGGACCGGGAGGCCTGGTACGGCGACGCCGCCGAGGTTCCGCTCGGCACGCTGCTCTCCGAGCCGTACAACGCCGCCCGCCGTGCGCTGGTCACCGACGAGGCCTCGCACGAGCTGCGCCCGGGCAGCCCCGACGGCCGCACGCCCGTGCTCAGCGAGCACGCCCACGCCGTCGCCGCCGGCGAGTCCGGCTTCGACGCCATGGGCATACCGGCCGCCGGTGTCGGCGAGCCGACGGTGGCGAAGGACGGAGCCGCCGTCGCCGCGGGCGAGCCGACCGTCGCCAAGGACGGCGCGACCCGCGGCGACACCTGTCACGTCGACGTCGTCGACCGCTGGGGCAACATGGTCTCCGCGACCCCCAGCGGCGGCTGGCTCCAGTCCAACCCGGTCGTGCCCGAACTCGGCTTCCCGCTCGGCACCCGCCTCCAGATGGCCTGGCTGGACGAGGGCCTGCCGAACTCCCTCACCCCCGGCCGGCGTCCCCGCACCACCCTCACCCCGTCCCTCGCCCTGCGCGACGGCGTCCCGGTAATGGCCTTCGGCACCCCGGGCGGCGACCAGCAGGACCAGTGGCAGCTGCACTTCTTCCTCGCCGTCGCCCTGCGCGCCGAGGTCCGCGGCGGCCTCGACCTCCAGGGCGCCGTCGACGCCCCGAACTGGCACAACGACAGCTTCCCCGGCTCCTTCTTCCCGCGCGGGATGCGCCCGGGCAGCGTCACCGTCGAGGAGGGCATGGACCCGGACGTCGTCGCGGAACTGCGCCGGCGCGGCCATGACGTCACGGTCGGCGACCCGTGGTCCGAGGGCCGGATGTGCGCGGTCGCCCGCGACCCGGAGACCGGGGTGCTGTCGGCGGCGGCGAACCCGCGTGGCATGCAGGGGTACGCCGTCGGGCGCTGA
- a CDS encoding ABC transporter permease → MTTATPALPTVPQTAKKKGTGNGRLRALRRNRLAMTGGIIAAVFILVALLAPLIAPYDPSQPDFGNVLAEPGAAHWLGTDDLGRDQLSRIVYGARASMQVGLVAVVLAFVIGVPLGLIGGYYGKFADGAISRLTDTMLAFPFLVLAVGLAAILGPSLTNATIAIGISQIPAVIRITRAETLRLKHVDYVGAAIANGGADGTVLFRHILPNATSALIVQATVGIPAAIIGEALLSFLGLGVQPPDPSLGVMLSGAQSFLAPAPWLAVFPGLAIVAATLAFNLLGDGLRDVLDPRGGTR, encoded by the coding sequence GTGACCACAGCGACCCCAGCGCTCCCCACCGTCCCGCAGACCGCGAAGAAGAAGGGGACCGGTAACGGACGGCTCCGCGCCCTGCGCCGGAACCGGCTCGCCATGACCGGTGGCATCATCGCCGCGGTCTTCATCCTGGTCGCCCTCCTCGCCCCGCTGATCGCCCCGTACGACCCCTCGCAGCCGGACTTCGGGAACGTCCTCGCCGAACCGGGCGCGGCCCACTGGCTCGGTACCGACGATCTTGGGCGCGACCAGCTGTCCCGCATCGTGTACGGCGCGCGCGCCTCCATGCAGGTCGGCCTCGTCGCCGTCGTGCTGGCGTTCGTGATCGGCGTACCGCTGGGGCTGATCGGCGGCTACTACGGGAAGTTCGCCGACGGCGCGATCTCCCGGCTCACCGACACCATGCTGGCCTTCCCCTTCCTGGTGCTCGCCGTCGGCCTCGCCGCGATCCTCGGCCCGTCGCTGACCAACGCGACCATCGCCATCGGCATCTCGCAGATCCCCGCCGTCATCCGCATCACCCGGGCCGAGACGCTGCGGCTCAAGCACGTCGACTACGTCGGCGCGGCCATAGCCAACGGCGGCGCCGACGGAACCGTGCTCTTCCGGCACATCCTGCCCAACGCCACCTCCGCGCTGATCGTCCAGGCGACCGTCGGCATCCCCGCCGCCATCATCGGCGAGGCCCTGCTCAGCTTCCTGGGTCTCGGCGTCCAGCCCCCGGACCCGTCCCTCGGCGTGATGCTCTCCGGCGCCCAGTCCTTCCTGGCCCCGGCGCCCTGGCTCGCCGTCTTCCCCGGCCTGGCGATCGTCGCGGCGACCCTGGCCTTCAACCTGCTCGGCGACGGACTGCGCGACGTCCTCGACCCCCGTGGAGGGACCCGATGA
- a CDS encoding ABC transporter ATP-binding protein, with product MERHFAASGGGTVRAVDGVSITVGRGEVVGLVGESGSGKSTVGRCAVRLDEPTGGTVHINGTDITHLSRRAVRPLRKDFHLVFQDPSSSLDPRMTIGQIIAEPIRLHRRARGSAVRERVEELLAQVGLRPEHADRHPHELSGGQRQRISIARALSCDPDLVVADEPTSALDVSVQASVLNLLADLQRDRGFGCLFITHDLAAVEFLADRIAVMYLGQIVEQAPTAELFADPKHPYTQALLSAAPVPDPVLQRSRERIVLHGELPSPLDPPPGCRFHTRCPLATDRCRTEIPALRELPGGRQVSCHLVDDDGAAPDAAA from the coding sequence ATGGAACGGCACTTCGCGGCTTCCGGCGGCGGCACCGTCCGCGCCGTCGACGGCGTCTCGATCACCGTCGGCCGCGGCGAGGTCGTGGGCCTCGTCGGGGAGTCCGGCAGCGGCAAGTCGACCGTCGGCCGCTGCGCCGTACGCCTCGACGAACCCACCGGCGGCACCGTCCACATCAACGGCACCGACATCACCCATCTGTCCCGCCGCGCCGTGCGCCCGCTGCGCAAGGACTTCCACCTGGTCTTCCAGGACCCCTCGTCCTCGCTCGACCCGCGCATGACCATCGGCCAGATCATCGCCGAACCCATCAGGCTCCACCGCCGGGCCCGCGGCTCCGCCGTCCGCGAGCGGGTCGAGGAACTGCTCGCCCAGGTCGGGCTGCGCCCCGAGCACGCCGACCGGCACCCGCACGAGCTCTCCGGCGGCCAGCGCCAGCGCATCTCCATCGCCCGCGCGCTCTCCTGCGACCCGGATCTCGTCGTCGCGGACGAACCGACCTCCGCCCTCGACGTCTCCGTGCAGGCCTCCGTCCTCAACCTGCTCGCCGACCTCCAGCGCGACCGCGGTTTCGGCTGCCTGTTCATCACCCACGACCTGGCCGCGGTCGAGTTCCTCGCCGACCGCATCGCCGTGATGTACCTCGGCCAGATCGTCGAACAGGCCCCCACCGCCGAACTGTTCGCCGACCCCAAGCACCCCTACACCCAGGCGCTGCTCTCCGCGGCGCCCGTGCCCGACCCGGTGCTCCAGCGCTCCCGCGAGCGCATCGTGCTCCACGGCGAACTGCCCAGTCCGCTGGACCCGCCGCCCGGCTGCCGCTTCCACACCCGCTGCCCGCTCGCCACCGACCGGTGCCGCACCGAGATCCCCGCCCTGCGGGAACTGCCCGGCGGCCGGCAGGTCTCCTGCCACCTCGTCGACGACGACGGCGCCGCCCCGGACGCGGCCGCCTGA